A genomic window from Sphingobacterium spiritivorum includes:
- a CDS encoding acetyl-CoA C-acyltransferase codes for MEAYIVAGYRTAVGKAPRGGFRFTRADDLAADVIKHLVASVPNLNKEEIDDVIVGNAMPEAEQGLNVARLISLMGLQTDKVPGVTVNRYCASGLETIATAVAKIKSGMADCIIAGGVEVMSGMPFGGWKIVPNPEVAKENPDWYWGMGLTAEAVAKEYNVNREDQDKFSLRSHQRAVEAIKNGHLKDGVVPITVKENYLKDGKIATREYVVDTDEGPRADSTLEVLSKLKPVFAADGCVTAGNSSQTSDGAAFVLVVSEQKMKELNLQPIARLVSYAVAGVPPRIMGIGPIYAIPKALKQAGLKLQDIDLIELNEAFASQSLAIIRELGLDEEKVNVNGGAIALGHPLGCTGAKLTVQVLNELKRRNKKYGMVTMCVGTGQGAAGIFELL; via the coding sequence ATGGAAGCTTACATTGTAGCAGGATATCGTACCGCAGTCGGGAAGGCTCCGAGAGGAGGATTTCGATTTACACGGGCAGATGATTTAGCGGCAGATGTTATCAAGCATTTGGTAGCCTCAGTGCCCAATCTCAATAAAGAAGAAATAGACGATGTAATCGTCGGTAATGCAATGCCTGAAGCGGAGCAGGGACTGAACGTAGCCCGCCTGATCTCGTTAATGGGTTTGCAGACAGATAAAGTTCCGGGTGTCACCGTTAACCGTTACTGTGCATCAGGATTAGAAACTATTGCAACGGCTGTGGCAAAGATCAAATCCGGAATGGCAGATTGTATTATTGCCGGGGGAGTGGAAGTGATGTCGGGCATGCCGTTCGGAGGCTGGAAGATTGTGCCTAATCCGGAAGTTGCAAAAGAAAACCCGGACTGGTATTGGGGGATGGGACTTACAGCAGAAGCTGTCGCTAAAGAATATAATGTGAACCGTGAAGATCAGGATAAATTTTCTTTACGATCACATCAGCGCGCTGTCGAAGCAATCAAAAACGGCCATCTGAAAGATGGGGTCGTTCCTATTACTGTTAAAGAAAACTACCTGAAAGATGGTAAGATAGCAACACGAGAATATGTCGTAGATACGGATGAAGGTCCTCGTGCGGATTCTACACTGGAAGTATTATCCAAATTAAAACCTGTATTTGCGGCAGACGGCTGCGTGACAGCCGGGAACTCTTCACAGACATCTGACGGAGCAGCCTTTGTCCTGGTTGTTTCGGAGCAAAAGATGAAGGAATTAAACCTGCAGCCTATCGCACGTTTAGTGAGTTATGCTGTCGCTGGAGTGCCTCCCCGGATTATGGGAATAGGTCCGATTTACGCTATTCCAAAAGCTTTGAAGCAAGCAGGATTAAAGCTCCAGGATATTGATCTGATTGAGCTGAATGAAGCATTTGCTTCACAATCTCTGGCGATCATACGTGAATTGGGACTGGATGAAGAAAAAGTAAATGTAAATGGTGGAGCTATTGCATTAGGACATCCGCTGGGTTGTACCGGTGCAAAGCTAACCGTACAGGTACTGAATGAACTGAAGCGCCGCAACAAAAAATATGGTATGGTTACCATGTGTGTGGGTACAGGACAGGGAGCAGCAGGAATATTTGAGTTATTATAG
- a CDS encoding acyl-CoA dehydrogenase family protein, whose amino-acid sequence MSKAIKGGEFVIRETPYTDIFIPEEFDEEARMIRQTCLDFLDTEVLNKLERIDAQEEGLMPSLMDKAGELGLLGVSIPEEYGGFGKNFNTSMLVADAVGSGYSFAVALSAHTGIGTLPILYYGNAEQKAKYIPKLASGEWKASYCLTEPNSGSDANSGRTSAKLNAEGTHYIINGQKMWITNGGFADIFIVFAKIDDDKNLTAFIVEKDFGGITMNPEEHKLGIKGSSTRQIFFNDCAVPVENMLSDRENGFKIAVNILNIGRIKLGAATIGSSRGVLTQAIKYANERVQFNLPISKFGAIRYKIAEAAIRLFAVESATYRAGQNIDDAYDALVAGGMDEAKAKLKSVEQFAIECAIIKVWGSEMLDYVVDEGVQIYGGMGYSADAPMERAYRDSRINRIFEGTNEVNRLLVVDMLLKRAMKGELDLMGPATAVAGELMSIPDFGDEDETPFAAEKKILANLKKAGLLIAGAAVQKLMMSLSKEQEILMNIADIIGYVYVSESVLLRAEKIFHTQGADAAAYATDIAKVYLYTAIDKINAVGKEALYSFGEGDELKMMLVGLRRFTKAEPFNIKDARQRIAKKLIEENKYCF is encoded by the coding sequence ATGAGCAAAGCAATCAAAGGCGGTGAATTTGTGATTAGAGAAACACCGTATACAGATATTTTTATTCCGGAGGAATTCGATGAAGAAGCAAGAATGATTCGTCAGACTTGTCTGGACTTTCTGGATACTGAAGTTCTCAATAAACTGGAACGTATAGATGCACAGGAAGAAGGCTTAATGCCAAGTCTGATGGATAAGGCCGGAGAACTTGGTTTATTAGGCGTTTCAATACCTGAAGAATATGGTGGGTTCGGTAAGAATTTTAATACGTCCATGTTAGTCGCAGATGCCGTCGGTTCGGGTTATTCATTTGCTGTAGCTTTGTCCGCACATACCGGAATTGGTACTTTACCGATTCTTTATTATGGAAATGCAGAGCAGAAAGCAAAGTATATTCCTAAACTGGCTTCCGGAGAATGGAAGGCTTCATACTGTCTGACAGAGCCTAACTCCGGATCGGATGCGAACTCAGGGCGTACATCGGCTAAACTGAATGCAGAAGGTACTCATTATATTATCAATGGTCAGAAGATGTGGATTACCAATGGTGGTTTTGCCGATATCTTTATCGTATTTGCTAAGATTGATGATGATAAAAATCTGACAGCATTTATTGTGGAGAAAGATTTTGGAGGTATTACCATGAATCCTGAAGAACATAAGTTAGGTATCAAAGGTTCGTCTACGCGTCAGATCTTTTTTAATGATTGCGCCGTTCCTGTAGAAAATATGCTTTCAGACCGTGAAAACGGATTCAAAATTGCAGTTAATATTCTGAATATCGGACGTATCAAACTGGGTGCAGCGACTATCGGATCGTCAAGAGGTGTATTGACGCAAGCTATAAAATATGCAAACGAACGTGTACAGTTTAATCTGCCTATTTCTAAGTTTGGAGCTATCCGTTATAAAATCGCAGAAGCCGCCATTCGTTTGTTTGCAGTAGAATCAGCTACATACCGTGCCGGACAAAATATTGATGATGCCTATGATGCTTTGGTTGCAGGAGGAATGGATGAGGCGAAAGCAAAACTAAAATCTGTGGAGCAGTTTGCTATCGAATGTGCTATTATCAAAGTCTGGGGATCAGAGATGCTGGATTATGTTGTAGATGAGGGAGTACAGATATACGGAGGTATGGGCTATTCGGCAGATGCACCAATGGAAAGAGCTTATCGTGACTCTCGTATCAACCGCATTTTTGAAGGAACAAATGAGGTAAACCGTCTTTTGGTAGTGGATATGTTATTGAAGCGCGCGATGAAAGGGGAATTGGATCTGATGGGACCGGCAACAGCTGTCGCAGGAGAACTGATGTCTATTCCTGATTTCGGAGATGAAGATGAAACGCCATTTGCAGCAGAGAAAAAAATATTGGCTAATCTCAAAAAAGCAGGGTTGCTGATTGCAGGTGCAGCCGTTCAGAAACTGATGATGTCCCTGTCCAAAGAACAGGAAATCCTCATGAATATTGCAGACATAATCGGTTACGTATATGTATCCGAATCTGTCCTGTTACGTGCCGAGAAGATCTTCCATACACAAGGAGCAGATGCAGCAGCTTATGCTACCGATATTGCTAAAGTATATCTGTATACAGCGATTGATAAAATAAATGCTGTAGGTAAAGAGGCACTTTATTCATTTGGAGAAGGAGATGAATTAAAAATGATGCTGGTAGGTCTGCGCAGATTTACAAAGGCAGAACCATTTAATATTAAAGATGCCCGTCAGCGTATTGCCAAAAAGCTGATTGAGGAGAATAAATATTGTTTTTAA
- a CDS encoding PorP/SprF family type IX secretion system membrane protein, whose amino-acid sequence MNSYQINRYIISCYLTFIILLSSSVGFAQQVPLASGFFTDKYLQNSAKYGISAENSLLLGIRNNVANNHANQNEQLLNLNLNLNTHGFGAGIHNINSGSFKHTSLQASYAHHLLFDNPGNMLSLGTSLSYTSENIDLKKIEGETNDPTLLDFNRRTNKLDLDLGVAYSVSDVDIQLSVNNILAKKTTYFLVNKSRIFSSVSYTIETVSRLRFSPQVSFRKLLNDNDVLDLGGAVAFNRNFQLFALYHSNQNITTGMNLNIKKFKFNFAYLKGTSGIQRNTAECLEFALGYRW is encoded by the coding sequence ATGAACTCATATCAAATCAACAGGTATATTATTTCCTGTTATTTAACCTTTATCATACTGTTATCTTCATCTGTAGGATTTGCACAACAAGTGCCTTTAGCCTCGGGATTTTTTACGGACAAATACCTCCAAAATTCGGCAAAGTATGGCATTTCTGCTGAAAACTCGCTGCTACTTGGCATCCGTAATAATGTGGCGAACAATCATGCAAACCAGAATGAGCAATTACTAAATTTAAACCTGAACCTTAATACACATGGTTTTGGTGCAGGAATACATAATATAAATTCAGGATCGTTCAAACACACCAGTTTACAGGCTTCCTATGCCCACCATTTACTGTTTGATAACCCGGGGAATATGCTGAGTCTGGGGACTTCACTAAGTTATACAAGTGAAAACATCGATCTCAAAAAGATTGAGGGAGAGACCAATGACCCGACATTACTGGATTTCAACAGAAGAACCAATAAACTGGATCTTGATCTGGGTGTTGCATACAGCGTTTCGGATGTTGATATACAGCTCTCTGTCAATAATATTCTGGCAAAGAAGACCACTTATTTTCTGGTCAATAAAAGCAGGATCTTCAGCAGCGTCAGCTATACAATAGAAACAGTAAGCCGTCTTCGGTTTTCTCCTCAGGTATCTTTCCGGAAATTATTGAATGACAATGATGTCTTGGATCTGGGCGGAGCTGTTGCCTTCAACCGAAACTTTCAACTGTTTGCACTCTATCACAGCAATCAAAACATAACGACAGGAATGAATCTGAATATTAAGAAGTTTAAGTTTAATTTTGCTTATCTGAAAGGCACATCGGGAATTCAGAGAAATACCGCGGAATGTCTGGAATTTGCCCTAGGTTACCGATGGTAA
- a CDS encoding LamG-like jellyroll fold domain-containing protein, translated as MKRKYVLCMLFCLLFSLENLQNSLAQTLAFPGAEGFGRYATGARGYSSRSVYFVTNLSDSGPGSFRDAVSQPGRFIIFKVSGIITLSSKIQVAANTTIAGQTAPGDGIVLYGRGVSFSGASNTISRHLRIRLGVNGGAGKNDDASGIANGTNIILDHMSFSWGLDEVFSINWDNKGSEPDNITIQNSIIGQGLHRHNHSAGGLIQTGGKISILKSLYMSNKTRNPKVKGINEFVNNVVYNFGNANTTYADHSISADAYILGGESSGESNVTLLNNYFIAGPATPQSKSTPFSRGNGNFNLYQRGNYYDRNYDGVLNGMEIQANSTWYPGIEPENFKNAGDYSSYPTIAPGMSASEAYQWIVSNVGATFPNRDQVDAGMIADLMSIGKSGQYMYRETDNGLSNGGLGDFYPAQLPADTDNDGIPDEWEERLGLNKNDPSDALKESNAHAPYLNIEVYINMLADEQPTDFVRPPKNIKATSLSYDETPARSVVTLSWENNSPDVKTRIERSADAIQWTPVTTTEINKTTFTDDNLKPNTLYYYRLKSIHDQEESVFSTALSHRTTAIPTAPVPAAQPSPVHLYNHVILNEGAIDLSWTGSSNTKTYAIYFGKDADNLILKQEVAYSATPGIVISDLENNTSYYWRVDASNDKGTTTGEVWTFRTEQLFPKMLVGHWNFDETTEELETTLLDQSAFANHGELSRTSDLGISLRTEGVHNGALDLKKADPSTYSASIPHKAHLYLNNSSFTITFWMKAAQEDRPTSTNSSYILCKGSITKNTTTGATGNRFNIEVKEENFRFAIDNDNLGKDEITAKTSDFYTGQWTHVTVIRDTENKKIKLYRNGKLNVEATISKATSGIGELSDLIIGNIGELEFLKQNNLNSAPYFGKLDELKIYNYALADSAIQRDYLEHVGLLAAHTPFPKDKGISSRGDQTTVSWSGGENTTSFDIYFGTSADQLHKAASLPATEKNFTFRLLDPGTIYYWKVIVQNNGVSKESPVWSFTANPNKRELVGYYSFDDQQAVGYDYSKYANHGTTRSFSTSPFVALGKSNGAVEFKTANGTTATKAIVIPAREQNKFDYNSFSISLWMKGSSNTYTTSATNAYLIQKGTFSGVGRWYGIQLNNNGNLVFAIDDDSSVSGRGKNEVTTGIAANNLFNNQWHHIVAVRDVENAKISLYIDGKFIKTASALAQNIGQDNVDLLIGNSAENKIYRDQLDEVKLYNYALSDEDISQLYATGIPVAPPVLITPAQDAVSQNALNPVFKWRSDEETYSVFLGKSTDEWIKIADHIRPDTFTVPEELEYIQSYYWKVEAFRDTEKASSSIAKFTTEELPRPVVQVVPITVNEGSAKGNILTRLQATNPLNGPLKNWKLLKTDDPNQNGIPAIELDTNSGEVRILDPADFSYGLIQSIKFTTTVDNDRKTSEETELTININFVNQAPTFQSIADLTYCNSGQEYEVMINGISPGKESSQQTTLSIQADHADLFDELQILQPTSSTGTIRIILKETYAGTTRINVTVKDNGGTNNGGIDSYSQSFNITATSPPELKIAYDNSRPLLENKPVTLNVVNPSADYSYEWFANESSIGSGNSITLNAGREISYKVTGKSSDGCISTASLQLDLIESAYQLKINNIITPNNDGINDYWLIKNIEADPENEVYVYSQNGRLVFSARDYKNDWPGISNSSPLPNGTYMYKVIFNKKEYAGYLDIVNPQ; from the coding sequence ATGAAAAGAAAGTATGTTCTTTGCATGTTGTTCTGTCTGTTATTTTCGCTCGAAAATCTTCAGAACAGTTTAGCACAAACATTAGCATTTCCCGGGGCAGAAGGTTTCGGCCGGTATGCTACCGGAGCGCGGGGCTACAGTTCCCGATCGGTATATTTTGTAACGAATCTGAGCGACAGCGGTCCCGGTTCATTCCGAGATGCCGTAAGTCAGCCCGGAAGATTTATCATCTTCAAAGTCAGCGGCATTATCACGCTCAGCAGTAAAATTCAGGTGGCCGCTAACACTACCATTGCAGGTCAGACTGCTCCAGGTGACGGAATTGTTCTTTACGGACGCGGAGTTTCGTTTAGCGGAGCATCCAATACGATTAGCCGTCATCTTCGTATACGACTGGGAGTCAACGGAGGTGCCGGAAAAAATGATGACGCTTCCGGTATTGCCAACGGAACGAATATCATCCTTGATCATATGTCTTTTTCCTGGGGGCTGGATGAAGTATTTTCTATCAACTGGGATAATAAAGGCAGTGAGCCGGATAACATTACCATACAGAACTCTATTATCGGACAGGGATTGCACCGGCACAATCACTCTGCAGGCGGACTGATTCAGACAGGTGGAAAAATCAGTATTCTGAAATCGCTCTACATGAGCAATAAGACCAGAAACCCCAAAGTAAAAGGTATAAATGAGTTTGTCAATAATGTCGTTTACAATTTTGGTAATGCAAACACAACTTATGCCGATCACAGTATTTCGGCAGATGCTTATATTCTGGGAGGAGAATCTTCCGGAGAATCAAATGTGACCTTATTAAATAATTACTTTATTGCCGGTCCGGCAACTCCTCAATCTAAATCAACACCATTTTCCAGAGGAAACGGTAATTTCAACCTCTATCAGCGTGGCAACTACTATGACCGCAATTATGATGGGGTACTGAATGGAATGGAGATACAAGCCAACAGTACCTGGTATCCGGGAATTGAACCTGAAAATTTTAAAAATGCAGGGGATTATTCCAGCTATCCAACGATAGCCCCTGGCATGTCTGCCTCCGAAGCGTACCAATGGATCGTATCTAACGTGGGAGCAACTTTTCCCAATCGCGATCAGGTAGATGCAGGTATGATCGCTGATCTGATGAGTATTGGCAAATCAGGACAATACATGTACCGTGAAACGGATAACGGACTAAGCAACGGAGGTCTGGGAGACTTCTATCCGGCACAACTTCCTGCGGACACTGACAATGACGGTATTCCGGATGAATGGGAAGAACGGTTAGGACTCAATAAAAATGATCCATCAGACGCCTTAAAGGAAAGCAATGCTCATGCTCCGTATCTTAATATTGAGGTATATATCAATATGCTCGCAGATGAGCAACCCACTGACTTCGTCAGGCCTCCAAAAAACATCAAAGCAACCAGTCTCTCGTATGATGAGACACCTGCCCGAAGTGTCGTTACCTTGTCCTGGGAAAATAATTCGCCTGATGTCAAAACCCGTATTGAAAGATCCGCTGATGCTATACAATGGACTCCGGTAACCACTACAGAGATCAATAAAACAACTTTTACCGACGATAACCTCAAACCTAACACCCTTTACTATTACCGGTTGAAGTCGATTCACGATCAGGAAGAATCGGTATTCAGCACTGCTTTATCTCACCGTACAACAGCCATACCGACTGCTCCTGTTCCTGCTGCGCAACCTTCTCCGGTTCATTTATATAACCATGTTATTCTGAATGAAGGTGCTATAGACCTTTCCTGGACTGGTAGCAGCAACACCAAAACCTATGCGATATATTTCGGGAAAGACGCCGATAATCTTATTTTGAAACAGGAAGTCGCTTACAGTGCAACACCCGGCATTGTGATATCCGATTTAGAAAATAACACTTCCTATTACTGGCGGGTAGACGCCAGTAATGACAAAGGAACCACAACCGGTGAAGTCTGGACATTCAGGACGGAACAGCTCTTTCCAAAAATGCTTGTCGGACACTGGAATTTTGACGAGACAACAGAGGAACTGGAAACAACCTTACTCGATCAGTCAGCTTTTGCCAATCACGGTGAGCTGTCCCGCACTTCAGATCTGGGGATTTCACTCCGCACGGAAGGCGTGCATAACGGAGCGCTGGATCTGAAGAAAGCCGACCCCTCCACCTATTCCGCCAGTATACCGCATAAGGCTCATTTATACCTCAACAACTCTTCTTTCACCATTACATTTTGGATGAAAGCCGCTCAGGAGGATCGTCCGACTTCTACAAATAGCTCCTATATATTATGCAAAGGATCAATTACCAAAAATACGACCACAGGCGCTACCGGCAACCGCTTTAATATAGAAGTAAAAGAAGAAAATTTTCGGTTTGCAATCGATAACGACAACCTGGGAAAGGATGAGATCACTGCAAAAACTTCAGATTTCTACACCGGACAATGGACACATGTAACCGTAATCCGCGATACAGAAAACAAAAAAATCAAGCTTTACCGCAACGGGAAACTGAATGTGGAGGCCACGATCAGTAAAGCAACCAGTGGCATAGGTGAATTATCAGATCTGATTATCGGAAATATAGGAGAACTGGAATTTTTAAAACAGAACAATCTGAATTCTGCGCCTTATTTCGGCAAACTCGATGAGCTGAAAATCTACAATTATGCATTAGCAGACTCGGCCATTCAAAGAGATTATTTAGAGCATGTCGGACTATTGGCTGCACATACTCCATTTCCTAAAGATAAAGGTATTTCTTCAAGAGGAGATCAGACAACTGTCAGTTGGTCAGGTGGAGAAAATACAACTTCTTTTGATATTTACTTTGGCACGTCTGCAGATCAGCTTCATAAAGCAGCATCCTTACCCGCAACCGAAAAAAACTTTACCTTCCGATTACTTGATCCCGGCACCATTTATTACTGGAAAGTCATCGTACAAAACAACGGGGTCAGTAAGGAAAGTCCAGTATGGAGTTTTACAGCTAATCCGAATAAGCGTGAATTAGTAGGTTATTATTCTTTTGATGATCAACAGGCAGTCGGATACGATTACAGCAAATATGCAAATCACGGAACAACACGCTCCTTTAGTACATCGCCTTTTGTGGCCTTGGGAAAAAGTAACGGTGCTGTTGAATTTAAAACAGCCAACGGTACAACTGCAACTAAAGCAATAGTTATACCGGCGAGAGAGCAAAACAAATTTGACTACAACTCCTTCAGCATATCCCTCTGGATGAAAGGCAGCAGCAATACCTACACGACCTCCGCAACAAATGCCTACCTGATACAAAAGGGTACTTTTTCGGGTGTAGGAAGATGGTATGGTATTCAATTAAATAATAACGGAAATCTTGTTTTTGCCATTGATGATGATTCCAGTGTCAGTGGACGTGGTAAAAACGAAGTGACCACGGGTATAGCGGCCAACAATTTATTTAATAATCAATGGCATCATATTGTTGCCGTGCGGGACGTGGAAAATGCCAAAATATCCCTTTACATTGACGGAAAATTTATCAAAACAGCCTCTGCGCTCGCACAAAACATAGGACAGGATAATGTAGACCTGCTTATCGGTAATTCTGCCGAAAATAAAATATACAGAGACCAACTGGACGAAGTAAAGCTTTACAACTATGCTTTGTCTGACGAAGATATTTCTCAATTGTATGCGACCGGTATTCCTGTTGCCCCTCCGGTATTGATTACTCCTGCACAAGATGCTGTTTCGCAAAATGCGCTTAACCCTGTCTTTAAATGGAGAAGTGATGAAGAAACCTACAGTGTTTTTCTGGGTAAATCAACTGATGAATGGATCAAAATTGCGGACCACATCAGACCGGATACATTTACCGTTCCTGAGGAACTGGAATACATACAGAGTTATTACTGGAAAGTAGAAGCATTCCGGGATACAGAAAAAGCTTCCAGCTCTATTGCTAAGTTTACTACTGAAGAGCTACCCAGACCCGTTGTACAGGTCGTTCCGATAACTGTAAATGAAGGAAGTGCCAAAGGAAATATCCTGACCAGATTGCAGGCTACGAATCCGTTGAATGGTCCTTTAAAAAACTGGAAACTCCTTAAAACCGATGATCCCAATCAGAATGGTATTCCGGCAATCGAACTGGATACAAACTCGGGCGAGGTACGCATCCTCGATCCTGCAGATTTCAGCTATGGCCTGATACAAAGTATTAAATTCACCACTACTGTAGACAATGATCGCAAAACCAGTGAAGAAACGGAACTGACTATAAACATCAATTTTGTCAATCAGGCCCCAACTTTTCAAAGCATCGCTGACCTGACATATTGCAACAGCGGGCAAGAATATGAAGTGATGATAAACGGAATTTCTCCGGGAAAAGAATCCAGTCAGCAGACGACGCTATCCATTCAGGCAGATCATGCAGATCTCTTTGATGAGCTGCAGATACTTCAACCTACATCTTCTACCGGAACCATCAGAATTATATTAAAAGAGACATATGCAGGGACAACCCGTATCAACGTTACCGTAAAAGATAACGGAGGGACAAATAACGGTGGAATAGATTCTTATAGCCAAAGTTTCAATATTACAGCCACCTCCCCCCCTGAATTAAAGATCGCATATGATAACAGCAGACCTCTGTTAGAGAACAAACCTGTAACGCTCAATGTGGTAAATCCGTCTGCTGATTACAGTTACGAATGGTTTGCAAACGAAAGTTCCATAGGTTCAGGCAACAGTATAACCCTAAATGCCGGCAGAGAAATCAGCTACAAAGTAACTGGTAAATCTTCAGATGGTTGTATTTCCACGGCATCATTACAGTTGGATCTGATCGAATCGGCTTATCAGCTGAAGATCAATAATATCATTACACCGAATAATGACGGTATCAATGATTACTGGCTAATCAAAAATATCGAAGCTGATCCTGAAAATGAAGTATATGTATATAGTCAAAACGGGAGATTAGTGTTTTCTGCACGGGATTATAAAAATGACTGGCCCGGAATATCCAATTCGAGCCCTCTGCCGAATGGCACCTATATGTATAAGGTCATTTTCAATAAAAAAGAATATGCAGGCTACTTAGATATCGTAAACCCTCAATAA
- a CDS encoding RNA polymerase sigma-70 factor produces the protein MPLRNKQYYQNTLLTDQQLWVTVQIEDCQIAFATLYDRFWSLIYTTTFSYLNDREKSEEITLDIFLNLWNRRQYLQIRSFSAYLRTCARYHVYKALKDLKENQIAFSQYQEHTTETSVSNLVLEKMEQEDIKSSVDDVLKELPPRCQEIFQLSRFEHLSNDEIAIKLGISKRSVENQITKALKHLRIAFRILSGTVILLTQWLKL, from the coding sequence ATGCCTTTACGTAATAAGCAATATTATCAGAATACATTGCTGACAGATCAGCAATTATGGGTGACCGTTCAAATTGAGGATTGTCAGATAGCTTTTGCTACATTGTATGATCGGTTCTGGTCTCTTATTTACACAACAACATTTTCCTATCTGAATGATCGTGAGAAAAGTGAAGAGATAACGCTTGATATATTTTTGAATCTATGGAACAGGCGTCAATATCTCCAGATTCGTTCATTTTCTGCATACCTGCGGACATGTGCCAGATATCATGTTTATAAAGCGCTGAAGGACTTAAAAGAAAATCAGATTGCATTCAGTCAATATCAGGAGCATACAACCGAAACAAGTGTTTCAAATTTAGTACTTGAAAAGATGGAACAGGAAGATATAAAATCTTCGGTTGATGATGTTCTGAAGGAATTACCGCCTCGTTGTCAGGAAATTTTTCAACTAAGTCGTTTTGAACATTTAAGCAATGATGAGATTGCAATAAAGCTCGGAATTTCAAAACGTTCTGTCGAGAATCAGATAACAAAAGCATTAAAACATTTACGGATAGCATTCCGGATATTGTCAGGTACAGTCATTTTACTAACACAATGGCTCAAATTGTAA
- a CDS encoding FecR family protein, whose amino-acid sequence MLTKEEYIRLYEKHQQGLCTEEEYLMLESYEDGFELQDANWNEMRMGEKEKVKRRIHRKIKDHITISASRKYKLLFRSIQTAAAVLIVCFGAYWLWNLKDDAGNNRAMVVHKKILPGGNKAILTLDNGAELDLNSLKIGDLSLDGQVLASKNTEGQLAYDQTNLSAAKISYHKIRTPKGGQYQVDLSDGTKVWLNAESSIRFPTYFTGDERVVEIAGEVFFDVQKQSGKSFIVKTADQKITVLGTRFNVNAYAEEPSVQTSLIEGKVFLDVNSKRYNLHPGQRTTYDKGSKRVDTETFNPKEVLAWQSGNFFFDAEEIESIMRKIARWYDVEIVYQGNMKDKIFSGTISRFGEVQDVLDMLALTGSVKFRIEGRRIYVMG is encoded by the coding sequence ATGCTAACCAAAGAAGAATACATCAGGTTATACGAAAAACATCAACAGGGACTTTGTACAGAAGAAGAATATCTCATGCTGGAATCCTATGAGGACGGTTTTGAGTTGCAGGATGCAAACTGGAATGAAATGCGTATGGGAGAAAAGGAAAAAGTGAAAAGGCGAATCCATAGAAAAATAAAAGATCATATCACAATTTCAGCTTCCCGAAAGTATAAATTATTGTTCAGGAGTATCCAGACTGCTGCGGCCGTATTAATTGTATGTTTCGGAGCTTATTGGTTATGGAACCTGAAAGATGATGCCGGTAATAATCGGGCTATGGTCGTCCATAAAAAAATACTTCCGGGGGGGAATAAAGCAATTCTTACACTGGATAATGGTGCGGAACTGGATCTTAATTCTCTAAAAATTGGTGATTTATCATTAGATGGGCAGGTGTTAGCCAGTAAGAATACGGAAGGGCAGTTGGCATATGATCAGACTAACCTATCCGCAGCAAAGATCAGCTATCATAAAATACGGACACCAAAAGGGGGACAATATCAGGTCGACTTATCGGATGGAACAAAAGTATGGTTAAATGCAGAATCGTCTATACGTTTCCCGACTTATTTTACCGGTGACGAACGCGTCGTTGAAATTGCAGGAGAGGTTTTCTTCGATGTACAGAAACAAAGCGGAAAATCATTTATTGTGAAGACTGCCGATCAGAAAATAACAGTGCTTGGTACACGGTTTAATGTGAATGCCTATGCAGAAGAACCTTCAGTACAAACCTCTCTTATTGAGGGAAAGGTTTTTTTGGATGTAAATAGCAAAAGGTATAATCTCCATCCAGGACAACGTACGACTTATGATAAAGGGAGTAAGCGTGTAGATACGGAGACCTTTAATCCAAAAGAGGTACTGGCCTGGCAAAGCGGTAACTTCTTCTTCGATGCAGAAGAAATAGAAAGTATCATGCGCAAGATCGCACGATGGTATGATGTGGAAATTGTCTACCAGGGTAATATGAAAGATAAAATATTTTCGGGAACCATTTCACGCTTCGGGGAAGTGCAGGATGTGCTTGATATGCTGGCTCTTACAGGCTCAGTAAAGTTTAGAATAGAAGGAAGGAGGATATACGTTATGGGATAA